One region of Streptomyces leeuwenhoekii genomic DNA includes:
- the aceB gene encoding malate synthase A, whose product MSAPAPSTLAIVDAEPLPRQEEVLTEAALAFVAELHRRFTPRRDELLARRAERRAEIARTSTLDFLPETASIREDDSWKVAPAPAALQDRRVEITGPTDRKMTINALNSGAKVWLADFEDASAPTWENVVLGQLNLIDAYTRKIDFTDERTGKSYALRPDEELATVVMRPRGWHLSERHLVDERGVPVPGALVDFGLYFFHNAQRLLDLGKGPYFYLPKTESHLEARLWNEIFVFAQDYVGIPQGTVRATVLIETITAAYEMEEILYELRDHAAGLNAGRWDYLFSIVKNFRDGGAKFVLPDRNAVTMTAPFMRAYTELLVRTCHKRGAHAIGGMAAFIPSRKDPEVNKVAFEKVRADKDREAGDGFDGSWVAHPDLVPIAMESFDKVLGDKPNQKDRLREDVDVKAADLIAIDALDAKPTYAGLVNAVQVGIRYIEAWLRGLGAVAIFNLMEDAATAEISRSQIWQWINAGVVLDNGEKVTADLARKVAAAELDAIRAEIGDEAFTAGHWQEAHDLLLKVSLDEDYADFLTLPAYEQLKG is encoded by the coding sequence ATGTCCGCACCAGCGCCGTCCACGCTGGCCATCGTCGACGCCGAGCCCCTGCCCCGGCAGGAGGAGGTCCTCACCGAGGCTGCGCTCGCCTTCGTGGCAGAGCTGCACCGGCGGTTCACGCCGCGGCGTGACGAGCTCCTCGCCCGCCGCGCGGAGCGCCGCGCCGAGATCGCCCGCACCTCCACGCTCGACTTCCTCCCGGAGACCGCCTCGATCCGCGAGGACGACTCCTGGAAGGTGGCCCCCGCCCCGGCCGCCCTCCAGGACCGCCGCGTCGAGATCACCGGCCCGACCGACCGCAAGATGACCATCAACGCCCTGAACTCGGGCGCGAAGGTCTGGCTCGCGGACTTCGAGGACGCCTCGGCGCCCACCTGGGAGAACGTCGTCCTCGGCCAGCTCAACCTGATCGACGCCTACACGCGCAAGATCGACTTCACGGACGAGCGGACCGGCAAGTCCTACGCCCTGCGCCCCGACGAGGAGCTGGCGACCGTCGTCATGCGCCCGCGCGGCTGGCACCTGAGCGAGCGGCACCTGGTCGACGAGCGCGGTGTGCCGGTCCCCGGCGCCCTGGTCGACTTCGGCCTGTACTTCTTCCACAACGCCCAGCGCCTGCTGGACCTGGGCAAGGGCCCGTACTTCTACCTGCCGAAGACGGAGTCGCACCTGGAGGCCCGCCTCTGGAACGAGATCTTCGTCTTCGCCCAGGACTACGTCGGCATCCCGCAGGGCACCGTCCGCGCCACCGTCCTGATCGAGACGATCACGGCGGCGTACGAGATGGAGGAGATCCTCTACGAGCTGCGCGACCACGCCGCCGGGCTGAACGCGGGCCGCTGGGACTACCTGTTCTCCATCGTCAAGAACTTCCGTGACGGCGGCGCCAAGTTCGTCCTGCCGGACCGCAACGCGGTGACGATGACCGCCCCGTTCATGCGGGCGTACACCGAGCTCCTCGTCCGCACCTGCCACAAGCGCGGCGCGCACGCGATCGGCGGCATGGCCGCGTTCATCCCGTCCCGCAAGGACCCCGAGGTGAACAAGGTCGCCTTCGAGAAGGTCCGCGCCGACAAGGACCGCGAGGCGGGCGACGGCTTCGACGGCTCCTGGGTCGCCCACCCCGACCTGGTGCCGATCGCCATGGAGTCCTTCGACAAGGTCCTCGGCGACAAGCCGAACCAGAAGGACCGGCTGCGCGAGGACGTCGACGTCAAGGCCGCCGACCTGATCGCCATCGACGCGCTCGACGCCAAGCCGACGTACGCCGGCCTGGTCAACGCCGTGCAGGTGGGCATCCGGTACATCGAGGCGTGGCTGCGGGGCCTCGGCGCCGTCGCCATCTTCAACCTGATGGAGGACGCGGCCACCGCCGAGATCTCCCGCTCGCAGATCTGGCAGTGGATCAATGCCGGTGTCGTCCTCGACAACGGCGAGAAGGTCACCGCCGACCTGGCCCGGAAGGTCGCCGCGGCGGAGCTGGACGCCATCCGCGCCGAGATCGGCGACGAGGCATTCACGGCCGGCCACTGGCAGGAGGCCCACGACCTGCT